The sequence CCAAACACGGAATGTTTTGTATGCCTCCTGCTATTTTACCCGGACCAACAATGGTTCTAAGTTCTACTGCAGAGCCTTTGCCATCTGCTCTTGTGTATTTTCTTACAGGGTAATCTTCTGCTTTCTTTGATGGACTTCGCCATGCTATAGCGGTTCCGTTATTGCTTGAGTACCATCTTAGAGAACCTTCAATGGGGTTTTCGTATTGATAGTTTTTATTGGGTTTTATCCAAGTCTCAAAATCAAAGGCTACAGATAAGAAGCTTTGTATTATAGGATAAGTTTTAGAATATTCTTTGCTCTCAGAAGTTACTTTTATGAAGAAAAGGCTATCGCTGTCGAGTGTAGGGTTTTCTTTTCTAATATAAGATGCACCTTGTGTTACTTCTACTTCAACAGGGAGTTCTCGCAGGTTTACGTCTTCTTTGGGGTATACAATAATATAGTCGGTGTAGTACTGAGGATTATCTCTTAAGCTGTTTTCAGGGAAAGACAAACTGATAATGTCGGCTTCGTGGTTTAGGGCTTCGTCTTTAATGCAAGACGATAAAAAACTTATGGATAATAATAGTAGAGGTAAAATATATCTATTCATTTCTTAAACAATAAGGATGCAAATTTACTATTTCTTTTTAAGAATGTATCTAAAGATGTGGTTAAATGTCTATACAGAAAGAGTCGCTGAAAGTATATTATCAGCGACTCTCTCATTATTATGAAAAGTTAAGAACTTAATCTTCTTTTTGGTCTTCTTCCATTTTAGCTTTTAGGTCAGCTAATTCAGAGATGTCTCCAAGAGTTGTTCTTTCCATTGCTGGTTGTTGAGGCTGTTGAGCAAACTCGTCTTTTTTAGCTTTCTTAGCAGCTTTCTTTTCAGCGTTAGCTTCTTTTTTAGCTTCAGCACGTTGTTCATCTTCGAAAATACGGCTGTGAGAAAGAATAATTCTTTTAGAGTCTTTATTAAATTCAATTACTTTGAAATCTAATTTTTCGTCTAATTGAGCTTGAGCTCCGTCTTCTTTTACTAAGTGTTTAGGAGTAGCAAAACCTTCAACGCCATAAGGAAGAGAAACTACAGCACCTTTATCTAATAGTTCTATGATTGTTCCTTCGTGAACAGAACCAACAGTAAAGATAGTTTCAAAAACGTCCCAAGGGTTTTCTTCTAATTGTTTGTGTCCTAAGCTTAAGCGACGGTTTTCTTTGTCGATTTCTAATACTTGTACTTCGATGTCAGCACCTACAGTAGTAAATTCACTTGGGTGTTTGATTTTCTTAGTCCAAGATAAGTCAGAAATGTGAATTAAACCTTCAACGCCTTCTTCTATTTCAACAAATACACCGAAGTTAGTGAAGTTACGAACTTTAGCAGTGTGTTGAGAAGCAGGAGCATATTTTTCTTCTATATTTTCCCATGGATCAGCTTTCAATTGTTTGATACCAAGAGACATTTTTCTTTCGTCTCTGTCTAAAGTAAGTATTGCAGCTTCCACTTCGTCTCCAACTTTCATAAAGTCTTGAGCGCTTCTTAAGTGTTGAGTCCAGCTCATTTCAGAAACGTGGATAAGACCTTCAACGCCTGGAGCTATTTCGATGAATGCACCATAGTCTGCCATAACAACAACTTTACCTTTTACTACGTCACCAACTTTGTAGTTTTCGTCTAAAGCGTCCCATGGGTGAGGAGTAAGTTGTTTCAAGCCAAGAGCAATTCTCTTTTTGTCGTTATCAAAGTCAAGGATAACAACGCTGATTTTCTCGTCTAAAGTAACAACTTCTTCAGGGTGAGAAACGCGTCCCCAGCTTAAGTCTGTGATATGGATAAGTCCGTCTACGCCGCCAAGGTCGATGAATACACCGTAAGAAGTGATGTTCTTAACGATACCTTCAAGGATTTGACCTTTTTCAAGACCAGAAATAATTTCTTTCTTTTGTTGTTCAAGTTCTGCTTCGATAAGAGCTTTGTGAGATACAACAACGTTTTTGAACTCTTGGTTGATCTTAACCACTTTGAATTCCATTGTTTTATCAACAAATACATCGTAATCGCGAATAGGTTTAACGTCGATTTGAGAACCTGGTAAGAATGCTTCGATACCAAATACGTCTACAATCATACCGCCCTTAGTGCGACATTTAACGTAACCTTTAATGATTTCTTCGTTTTCAAGAGCAGCATTAACTCTATCCCAAGAACGTGAAGCACGTGCTTTTTTGTGAGAAAGGATTAATTGTCCTTTGCTGTCTTCTTGGCTTTCAATATACACTTCAACTTCGTCGCCAATTTTTAATTCTGGATTGTAACGAAATTCGTTCATTGAAACGATACCGTCTGATTTGTAACCGATGTTGATTACAACTTCTCTTTTGTTCATAGAAGTAACAGTACCAATAACTACCTCGCGGTCGTTAATTTTGTTTAGAGTTTGATCGTAAGTTTCAGTAAGTTTTTCTTTGCTTACATTAGTAAACGATTCCCCTTTTTCATAAGCGTCCCAGTCAAAGTCTTCATTAACTGTTGCTTTTGTTGTTGTTTTTGGAGCAGGAGTTGCAGCAGTTTCTACAGCTGGTTGTACTTGCTCTTCGTTTTTAAGTTCTTCACTCATTGTTGTTTAATTGTTTAAATTAATAAATTAGACATTATATTGTTATAAAAACTCGGCAAAGGTACAAAAAATAATTAATAATGAATGTTTGTGAAGTAAAATGTTGTGTTTTGTATTGAAATTACGTTTCGCATCTGCCTTTGCGAGATGCTACTTATCTGTCTTAGTATAAACTCTTTGTTGTTGTTACAAGATAGGCGAGCAGCTTCTTATTAGATACCTCTCGTCGCTCTTATTAGATACCCCTCGTCGTTGTTACTAGATAGGCGAGGTGCTTCTTAGTAGAGACCCGATGCAGCTCTTAGTAGAACCGCCTAATCTCTCTTAGTATAACCACCCCGTCGTTCTTAGTAGAGACACCTCGCCTATCTACTAAGAGAGGCAAAGGGTCTCTACTAAGAGAGGCGACCCTAAGTGAAGCTTTGCATTTTGGGGATAAAAATACAGCAATAACACCTCTATTATTGAAGCTATTTTTAATCTTTTTACCCTATATATAATAAGGTGTAATTTGAATATATATAATAAGGTGTAATTTTGAAGGAAGCTTTGCATTTAACCATTTTTAAGTCTCTTTCTTTTAACTCCTTTAAACTTCTTAGAATTAAAACTATCCAAGCTTAAATCATTTTAAGTACTTTTGTGCGTTATAAATATTAAAATTACATATTATTACCATAATGAATAAAATAACCAAGATAGTTCTTTTTACTATAATTGTTGTATTTATATTGGGAATGGCTCTGTATCCAACCATTTCGAAGAAGTTTAGTAAAGACGAAGAAAGTCAGGCGATTGCAGTGCCTGCTCCGTCACGTTCGTCAGGAAGTAGAGGAGCTCCTCTTAATGTTACAATGAAGATTGCTTCTCCGGAGGTGCTAACCGAAAAATTGATAATCACTGGACATTCACAACCTGATGAGGAGGCAAGTTTGGTATTCGAAACTTCTGGTAAAATTACAGATGTCTTTTTTCAAGAGGGCTCGTTTGTTAAGAAGGGAACTTTGCTTGCTAAGGTAAATGATAAACCTTTACAGGCTGAATTACAAAAATTAGAGGCTCAAATTCCTTTGGCAGAAGATAGGGTTTACCGTCAGAATGCTTTGTTGGAAAAAGATGCGGTTAGTAAAGAGGCTTACGAACAGGTTACTACCGAATTAGAGAAACTGCAGGCTGATATTGCTTTGGTAAAGGCTCGTATAGCACAAACGGAACTTCGTGCGCCTTTCGATGGTATGATTGGTTTACGTCAGGTTAGTGAAGGTAATTATGCTTCTCCAACAACAGTTATTGCTACTATTACAAAAACATCTCCATTGAAGATTGAGTTTTCGGTGAACGAAAGATATGTGAATTATATTAAACCGGGTACTCCTATTTCTTTTAGAACTGACATAAGTGCTGATCAAGAGTTTCTAAACGCAAAGGTGTATGCTGTAGAGTCTCGTATCGACCTAAAAACCAAAACTAAAAAGGTTAGAGCTTTATATCCTAATACTAAAGGATTGCTTAATCCTGGTGGGTCTGTGTATATAGAGGTAAATGTAAATGAAGTGAAAGATGCTATTACTGTGCCTAACGAAGCTATTATTGCTGAAATGGGTAGAGATATTGTGTATATATATTCTAATGGAAAAGCTAAATTGGTGGAAGTTACTAAGGGTTTGCGTACCGAAGCTAACATACAAGTGCTTTCGGGTATACAAATAGGCGATACTATTATTACTTCGGGTGTGATGCAATTAAGAGATGGACTCTCTGTGAATATCTTAAACAATTAAGCTAAGCAATACGATGAATATATCGGAATTAAGTATTAGGCGACCTGTATTATCTACCGTATTTATATTAGTTATTTTAATATTCGGATATATAGGTTTCACTTCTTTAGGAGTTAGAGAGTACCCAAATGTTGATAATCCTATTATTACGGTTAGTGCATCTTATCCGGGTGCTAACGCTGATGTTGTAGAAACTCAGATTACTGAACCTCTCGAACAGAATATTAATGGTATACCAGGTATCAGATCATTGTCGAGCCGTAGTAGTCAGGGTTCATCTCGTATTACTGTAGAGTTTGAATTAAGCGTAGATTTAGAAACCGCCGCTAATGATGTAAGGGATAAAGTGTCGAGAGCGCAAAGATACCTTCCTCGAGATTGCGATCCTCCAACTGTGTCGAAGTCAGATGCTGATGCTCAGCCTATAATGCAAGTAACTGTTCAGAGTTCAAAAAGAAATCTTTTGGAACTAAGTGAGATTGCCGATTTAACAGTTAAAGAACGTTTGCAAACTATTCCGAATGTAAGTTCTGTTAGTATATGGGGAGAGCGAAGATATTCTATGCGTTTGTGGCTCGACCCAATAAAAATGGCTTCGTATGCTATAACGCCTATTGATGTTAAGAATGCTATTGATAAAGAAAATGTAGAATTGCCATCTGGTTCGATAGAGGGAAATACTATGGAGCTTAGTATTCGTACTCTCGGATTGATGAAAACTCCTGACGAATTTAATAACTTAATAATTAAACAAGACAATTTCAATGTTGTTCGCTTTAGAGATATAGGTACGGCAGAGCTTGGTCCTGAAAGTTATAGAAGTATAATGAAGCAAAACGGAGAGCCTATGGTTTCCGTTGTTGTGGTTCCTCAGCCTGGAGCAAATCAGATTGATATTGCCGATGAAGTTCGTGTTCGTATCGATCAAATGAAAAAAGATTTACCAGACGATGTAAATTTATTTGTGAGTTTTGATAATACCAAGTTTATACGAGCTTCTATTAATGAGGTGGAAGAAACAGTTTATGTTGCCTTCCTTTTGGTTATTATAGTAATCTTCCTTTTCCTTAGAGATTGGCGTATTACTTTAGTGCCAGTGCTTGTAATACCAGTATCTTTAATTGGAGCATTCTTTGTTATGTATGTTGCTGGCTTTTCTATAAATGTTCTCTCTATGCTTGCCATTGTGTTGTCGGTAGGGTTAGTTGTCGATGATGCAATTGTTATGAGTGAGAATATTTATGTAAAGATAGAGCAAGGAATGAGACCGATAGAGGCGGGGATTAAAGGCTCTAAAGAAATTTTCTTTGCAGTTATCTCTACTACTATAACTCTGGTAGCTGTATTTTTGCCTATAGTATTTATGGAAGGAACTACAGGTAGATTGTTTAGAGAGTTTAGTCTGGTGATTACGGGTTCGGTAATTATATCTTCTTTTGTTGCTTTAACTTTTACGCCTATGTTATCTACAAAGCTGCTGAAGAAAAGAGATAAACAAAACTGGTTTTATGTTAAAACCGAACCTTTCTTTGATGGCTTGAATAATGTTTATCATAAGGGTTTGATGTGGTTTTTGAAACACAAATGGATAACTTGGCCTATAATTGCAGCAACATTTATTGTTATTGTTATTTATTGGAATAAAGTACCGGGAGAGATGGCTCCAATGGAAGACCGTTCTCAAATATCGGTAAATATTAAAGGACCAGAAGGTGCTACTTATGAATTTTATAGAGATTATGCTGAAAAGATTTCAACTATTGCCGATTCTGTGGCTCCCGAAAGAGAATCTAATACCTTAATGGTAAATGGTAGTTATGCTTTTGTGCGCCTTAATCTGCCAGATATAAAAGATAGAGATCGAAGTCAGATGGAAATAGCAGATGCGTTGTCTGCAGCAGTTCGCCCTGAGAATGAAGGAAGAGCATTTGTGCAGCAGCAATCTACTTTTGGAGGACGAAGAGGTAGTCAGCCAATACAATATGTATTGCAAGCTCCTAATCTTGAAAAACTTCAAGAGTTTATACCCTTGTTTATGGCAAAGGTTAACGATAATCCTAAGTTTCAAATGTCGGATGTAGATCTGAAGTTTACTAAACCAGAGACTCGTGTCGAGATTAATAGAGATAAAGCCACATTGTTGGGAGTTAGCACCCGTGATATTGGTCAGACTTTGCAGTATGCGCTTAGTGGTCAGCGTATGGGTTATTTCTATATGAACGGTAAGCAGTATCAGATATTGGCAGAGATTAATCGTCAACAAAGAAACTCACCACTCAACCTTCGTTCTATTTATATTAAGAATAATGAAGGAGATATGATACAATTAGATAATATGGTGGATCTTACAGAAAATGTAGCACCTCCTCAGTTGTATCGTTACAATAGATTTAGTTCTGCAACTATATCGTCGGGTTTAGCTAAAGGAGTTACTATAGGCGAAGGCTTAGACGAAATGGATAAAATAGCCAAAGAGGTATTAGATGATACTTTCAGAACAGCACTAAGTGGAGAGTCGAAAGAGTATAGAGATAGTTCTTCGAGTTTGATGTTTGCTCTTGTGTTAGCTTTAATTCTTATATTCTTAATACTTGCTGCTCAGTTTGAGAGTTTCAAAGACCCGTTTATAATTATGTTTACAGTGCCTTTGGCAGTTGCTGGGGCTTTGTTGTTTATGGATAGCGCAGGAGTTACAATGAATATCTACAGTCAGATAGGTATAATAATGCTAATCGGATTGGTGGCAAAGAATGGTATCCTTATTGTTGAGTTTGCTAATCAAAATCAGGAAACGGGTATGGATAAGGATAAGGCGATTGAAATAGCTTCGGTGCAACGCTTGCGTCCTATTCTTATGACAAGTATTTCTACTATACTCGGATTGTTGCCTTTAACTTTTGCAAGTGCAGAAGGTGCTAATAGTCGTATAGCAATGGGTGTTTCGGTTGTTGGTGGACTTGTTGTGTCTACTTTCCTTACCTTATTTATAGTGCCTGCTGTTTATTCGTACTTCTCAACAACGAGAGCTAAAAAAGAAGATTAAATAAACTAACCTAAATAAAGAAATCCTGATGCGAAAAATTAAATATATATACTGTGTCTTAATTGCTTTTACTCTATTCCCTATTGTAGAGGCACAAGAAATTTATAATCTTCATAAAGTATTAGAAACGGGTTTAGATAGAAATTTTGATATACGTATAGTAAGAAATGAACAACAAATAGCCGACAATAATACAACGTTGGCTAATGCAGGAATGCTTCCATCTTTAGATTTAAGTGTGGGATATAATGGCTCTATAATGAATACAGACCAAACAATGGTTGATGGCTCGAAAAATAGTAGAGATAATATATTTAATCAGGGAGCTAATGTTGGTCTTAACTTTAGTTGGACAGTATTTGATGGGTTTCAGATGCAAACTCAATATTCTAAACTGAAAGAATATCAACAGATGGGAGAGATTTCGACTCGCTTATCTATAGATAATCTTATCTCGAATCTTACAGCTGAGTATTATAACTATATTCGTCAGAAGTTAAGACTTAAAAATCTTAGCTATGCCGTTTCTTTATCTAAAGAACGCTTAAGAATAGAAGAAGAAAGATATAATATAGGTTCAACCTCTCGATTGGATTTGCAACAGGCTCGTGTAGACTTCAATGCTGATAGTTCAAATCTTATTAAGCAATACGAGGTGTTAAATACTTCGTCTATAGTATTAAATCAGCTTATGGTTTTAGACGATGTGTCGCAGAATATTATTATTAAAGATACTGTTATAAAGTCGAATATGTTTATGACAGAAGAAGAACTGTGGAAGAATACGCTTGCGGCTAACGGACAGTTGCTTTTGGCAGCTAAGAATAAAACTCTTAGTGAGTTAGATAAGAAAACTTATCAGTCTAAAAACTATCCATATCTAAGATTAAATGGAGGTTATGGTTATACAATAAATCTTTATGATAATACATCGCCTTCATCGTTGGATAAACAAAGTAATTTAGGCTTTAACTATGGTGTAACTTTAGGCTTTTCTATTTTTGATGGAAATAGAAAACGAGAACAGAAGAATGCTCGTATAAATATAGAAAACAGAGAACTTGAATACGAACGTTTAGAACTGGCTCTTAAAGCCGACCTTGCAACTATACTTATGGCTTATAAAAATAATATAGAACTGTTGTCGTTAGAAGAAGAGAATGTAGAAACCGCACGACAAAACTACGAAATAGCTATGGAGCGCTATCGATTAGGCGACCTTGCAGGGATAGAAATACGCGAAGCTCAGAATAGCTTGCTTGCAGCAGAAGAACGTTTATTAGATGCTAAGTATAATACTAAGCTGTGCGAAATTTCTTTGTTGCAAATAAGCGGACAAGTAACAAGCTATTTAGAATAAAACAACAGAAGTCGCATTATTAATTACTCTTTAATTTGTAACTTTGTGCTCTGATAAATTCTACACAAGGTTAAGATGTCTATTCTAAAAATAAAAGCACCAGAGGT comes from Dysgonomonadaceae bacterium PH5-43 and encodes:
- a CDS encoding hypothetical protein (product_source=Hypo-rule applied; pfam=PF13201; superfamily=81296), which codes for MNRYILPLLLLSISFLSSCIKDEALNHEADIISLSFPENSLRDNPQYYTDYIIVYPKEDVNLRELPVEVEVTQGASYIRKENPTLDSDSLFFIKVTSESKEYSKTYPIIQSFLSVAFDFETWIKPNKNYQYENPIEGSLRWYSSNNGTAIAWRSPSKKAEDYPVRKYTRADGKGSAVELRTIVGPGKIAGGIQNIPCLAGSVYLGGFNALTGLTNPLRSTSFGVPFNEGKPTKLTGYFKYNVGSEDYINKDGTRDKDKSDQCSIYSVIFKTDSKNEFLYGDNIATSPNIIARAEVNTDNITSMDNLTYFEVDFDYNSYSTPFDWNELKNNQYKMSIVFSSSYRGQHYEGRPGSTLIVDDIKLIYDID
- a CDS encoding small subunit ribosomal protein S1 (product_source=KO:K02945; cath_funfam=2.40.50.140; cog=COG0539; ko=KO:K02945; pfam=PF00575; smart=SM00316; superfamily=50249; tigrfam=TIGR00717); translated protein: MSEELKNEEQVQPAVETAATPAPKTTTKATVNEDFDWDAYEKGESFTNVSKEKLTETYDQTLNKINDREVVIGTVTSMNKREVVINIGYKSDGIVSMNEFRYNPELKIGDEVEVYIESQEDSKGQLILSHKKARASRSWDRVNAALENEEIIKGYVKCRTKGGMIVDVFGIEAFLPGSQIDVKPIRDYDVFVDKTMEFKVVKINQEFKNVVVSHKALIEAELEQQKKEIISGLEKGQILEGIVKNITSYGVFIDLGGVDGLIHITDLSWGRVSHPEEVVTLDEKISVVILDFDNDKKRIALGLKQLTPHPWDALDENYKVGDVVKGKVVVMADYGAFIEIAPGVEGLIHVSEMSWTQHLRSAQDFMKVGDEVEAAILTLDRDERKMSLGIKQLKADPWENIEEKYAPASQHTAKVRNFTNFGVFVEIEEGVEGLIHISDLSWTKKIKHPSEFTTVGADIEVQVLEIDKENRRLSLGHKQLEENPWDVFETIFTVGSVHEGTIIELLDKGAVVSLPYGVEGFATPKHLVKEDGAQAQLDEKLDFKVIEFNKDSKRIILSHSRIFEDEQRAEAKKEANAEKKAAKKAKKDEFAQQPQQPAMERTTLGDISELADLKAKMEEDQKED
- a CDS encoding membrane fusion protein (multidrug efflux system) (product_source=KO:K03585; cath_funfam=2.40.50.100; cog=COG0845; ko=KO:K03585; pfam=PF16576; superfamily=111369; tigrfam=TIGR01730; transmembrane_helix_parts=Inside_1_6,TMhelix_7_26,Outside_27_366); this translates as MNKITKIVLFTIIVVFILGMALYPTISKKFSKDEESQAIAVPAPSRSSGSRGAPLNVTMKIASPEVLTEKLIITGHSQPDEEASLVFETSGKITDVFFQEGSFVKKGTLLAKVNDKPLQAELQKLEAQIPLAEDRVYRQNALLEKDAVSKEAYEQVTTELEKLQADIALVKARIAQTELRAPFDGMIGLRQVSEGNYASPTTVIATITKTSPLKIEFSVNERYVNYIKPGTPISFRTDISADQEFLNAKVYAVESRIDLKTKTKKVRALYPNTKGLLNPGGSVYIEVNVNEVKDAITVPNEAIIAEMGRDIVYIYSNGKAKLVEVTKGLRTEANIQVLSGIQIGDTIITSGVMQLRDGLSVNILNN
- a CDS encoding outer membrane protein TolC (product_source=COG1538; cath_funfam=1.20.1600.10; cog=COG1538; pfam=PF02321; superfamily=56954; transmembrane_helix_parts=Inside_1_6,TMhelix_7_26,Outside_27_443); translation: MRKIKYIYCVLIAFTLFPIVEAQEIYNLHKVLETGLDRNFDIRIVRNEQQIADNNTTLANAGMLPSLDLSVGYNGSIMNTDQTMVDGSKNSRDNIFNQGANVGLNFSWTVFDGFQMQTQYSKLKEYQQMGEISTRLSIDNLISNLTAEYYNYIRQKLRLKNLSYAVSLSKERLRIEEERYNIGSTSRLDLQQARVDFNADSSNLIKQYEVLNTSSIVLNQLMVLDDVSQNIIIKDTVIKSNMFMTEEELWKNTLAANGQLLLAAKNKTLSELDKKTYQSKNYPYLRLNGGYGYTINLYDNTSPSSLDKQSNLGFNYGVTLGFSIFDGNRKREQKNARINIENRELEYERLELALKADLATILMAYKNNIELLSLEEENVETARQNYEIAMERYRLGDLAGIEIREAQNSLLAAEERLLDAKYNTKLCEISLLQISGQVTSYLE
- a CDS encoding multidrug efflux pump (product_source=KO:K18138; cath_funfam=1.20.1640.10,3.30.2090.10,3.30.70.1430; cog=COG0841; ko=KO:K18138; pfam=PF00873; superfamily=82693,82714,82866; tigrfam=TIGR00915; transmembrane_helix_parts=Inside_1_11,TMhelix_12_34,Outside_35_334,TMhelix_335_352,Inside_353_356,TMhelix_357_379,Outside_380_388,TMhelix_389_411,Inside_412_429,TMhelix_430_452,Outside_453_461,TMhelix_462_484,Inside_485_524,TMhelix_525_542,Outside_543_844,TMhelix_845_864,Inside_865_870,TMhelix_871_888,Outside_889_897,TMhelix_898_920,Inside_921_940,TMhelix_941_963,Outside_964_977,TMhelix_978_1000,Inside_1001_1009) encodes the protein MNISELSIRRPVLSTVFILVILIFGYIGFTSLGVREYPNVDNPIITVSASYPGANADVVETQITEPLEQNINGIPGIRSLSSRSSQGSSRITVEFELSVDLETAANDVRDKVSRAQRYLPRDCDPPTVSKSDADAQPIMQVTVQSSKRNLLELSEIADLTVKERLQTIPNVSSVSIWGERRYSMRLWLDPIKMASYAITPIDVKNAIDKENVELPSGSIEGNTMELSIRTLGLMKTPDEFNNLIIKQDNFNVVRFRDIGTAELGPESYRSIMKQNGEPMVSVVVVPQPGANQIDIADEVRVRIDQMKKDLPDDVNLFVSFDNTKFIRASINEVEETVYVAFLLVIIVIFLFLRDWRITLVPVLVIPVSLIGAFFVMYVAGFSINVLSMLAIVLSVGLVVDDAIVMSENIYVKIEQGMRPIEAGIKGSKEIFFAVISTTITLVAVFLPIVFMEGTTGRLFREFSLVITGSVIISSFVALTFTPMLSTKLLKKRDKQNWFYVKTEPFFDGLNNVYHKGLMWFLKHKWITWPIIAATFIVIVIYWNKVPGEMAPMEDRSQISVNIKGPEGATYEFYRDYAEKISTIADSVAPERESNTLMVNGSYAFVRLNLPDIKDRDRSQMEIADALSAAVRPENEGRAFVQQQSTFGGRRGSQPIQYVLQAPNLEKLQEFIPLFMAKVNDNPKFQMSDVDLKFTKPETRVEINRDKATLLGVSTRDIGQTLQYALSGQRMGYFYMNGKQYQILAEINRQQRNSPLNLRSIYIKNNEGDMIQLDNMVDLTENVAPPQLYRYNRFSSATISSGLAKGVTIGEGLDEMDKIAKEVLDDTFRTALSGESKEYRDSSSSLMFALVLALILIFLILAAQFESFKDPFIIMFTVPLAVAGALLFMDSAGVTMNIYSQIGIIMLIGLVAKNGILIVEFANQNQETGMDKDKAIEIASVQRLRPILMTSISTILGLLPLTFASAEGANSRIAMGVSVVGGLVVSTFLTLFIVPAVYSYFSTTRAKKED